One genomic window of Oncorhynchus kisutch isolate 150728-3 linkage group LG24, Okis_V2, whole genome shotgun sequence includes the following:
- the LOC109868929 gene encoding transmembrane emp24 domain-containing protein 4 isoform X1 has protein sequence MMLTVPGAGIIILFAWLSPSYALYFHIGETEKKCFIEEIPDETMVIGKYRTQLWDKQTGSFLPATPGLGMHVEIKDPDTKIILSRQYGSDGRFTFTSHTPGEHQICLHSNSTKMALFAGGKLRVHLDIQVGEHTNNYPEIAAKDKLTELQLRARQLLDQVEQIQKEQNYQRYREDFLLSFQCSRDCLCISFNSIVRTSPCLFNVLVTVCASRLTVS, from the exons ATGATGCTCACTGTACCCGGCGCCGGAATTATCATATTATTTGCTTGGCTCTCTCCAAGTTACGCTCTCTATTTTCACATTGGGGAGACGGAGAAAAAATGCTTTATAGAGGAAATTCCAGATGAAACTATGGTTATTg GGAAATACAGGACCCAACTGTGGGACAAGCAGACCGGATCGTTCCTCCCAGCCACACCTGGCCTTGGAATGCATGTGGAGATCAAGGATCCAGATACTAAG ATCATCCTGTCTCGTCAGTATGGGTCAGATGGACGGTTCACCTTCACATCCCATACCCCAGGCGAGCATCAAATCTGCCTGCACTCCAACTCCACCAAGATGGCCCTGTTTGCTGGTGGCAAACTG AGAGTCCACCTGGATATTCAGGTTGGTGAGCATACCAACAACTACCCTGAAATCGCAGCAAAAGACAAGCTCACAGAGCTGCAATTGAGAGCTCGACAATTACTGGACCAAGTAGAACAAATCCAGAAAGAGCAAAACTATCAACGG tatCGTGAGGACTTCCTCTTGTCTTTTCAATGTTCTCGTGACTGTCTGTGTATCTCGTTTAACAGTATCGTGAGGACTTCCCCTTGTCTTTTCAATGTTCTCGTGACTGTCTGTGCATCTCGTTTAACAGTATCGTGA
- the LOC109868928 gene encoding pyridoxal phosphate homeostasis protein-like isoform X2 — protein sequence MWKVGMSEEVGKALQAVVDRVNQAAARRPKVNELVDKASNPQILESCPDIEWHFIGHLQKNNVNKLLGVPNLFMVETVDSVKLADKVNSSWLRLRTASTQTLKIMVQINTSGEESKHGLPPGETVTTVKHILSKCAALHFSGLMTIGRYGYDLADGPNPDFQALLSRRQEVCASLQLPLEDVELSMGMSTDFEHAIEVGSTNVRVGSTIFGNRDYPNTPTPSPERKSKVPTEEAAKKMERLTVTEQ from the exons ATGTGGAAAGTAGGAATGTCGGAGGAGGTTGGAAAAGCGTTACAAGCGGTGGTAGACAGGGTAAATCAAGCCGCGGCACGTCGACCCAAG GTGAATGAACTTGTGGATAAAGCTTCAAATCCTCAG ATTTTAGAATCATGCCCAGATATCGAGTGGCATTTTATTGGCCATTTACAGAAGAATAATGTCAACAAACTTTTGG GTGTACCAAACCTGTTCATGGTGGAGACAGTGGACTCTGTCAAGTTGGCCGACAAGGTAAACAGCTCCTGGCTGCGTTTGAGAACAGCTAGTACGCAGACGTTAAAGATCATGGTTCAGATCAACACCAGTGGGGAGGAAA GTAAACATGGACTGCCTCCTGGTGAGACCGTGACCACAGTGAAACACATTTTATCCAAATGCGCTGCCCTACACTTCTCCGGACTCATGACCATCGGTCGCTATGGTTACGACCTAGCTGATGGCCCTAACCCGGATTTTCAG GCTTTGCTGAGTCGGCGACAGGAAGTGTGTGCCAGTCTACAGCTACCGCTTGAAGATGTGGAGCTTAGTATGGGCATGTCAACTGACTTCGAACACGCG ATTGAGGTGGGTTCAACCAACGTGCGAGTGGGTAGTACTATTTTTGGTAATAGGGATTATCCCAACACTCCCACTCCCAGTCCAGAGAGAAAGTCAAAGGTTCCTACAGAAGAGGCAGCTAAGAAGATGGAGCGTCTCACTGTGACAGAACAGTGA
- the snrpg gene encoding small nuclear ribonucleoprotein G, whose product MSKAHPPELKKFMDKKLSLKLNGGRQVQGVLRGFDPFMNLVMDDCLEMAPGGIQNTIGMVVIRGNSIIMLEALERV is encoded by the exons atGAGTAAAGCACACCCACCAGAGTTGAAAAA ATTCATGGACAAGAAGCTTTCAT TGAAGCTGAACGGTGGCAGGCAGGTCCAAGGAGTCCTGCGAGGATTTGACCCCTTCATGAACTTGGTGATGGATGATTGCTTGGAAATGGCCCCTGGGGGAATACAGAACACCATAGGCATGGTG GTAATCAGAGGAAACAGTATCATCATGTTGGAGGCCCTTGAGAGAGTATGA
- the LOC109868929 gene encoding transmembrane emp24 domain-containing protein 4 isoform X2: MMLTVPGAGIIILFAWLSPSYALYFHIGETEKKCFIEEIPDETMVIGKYRTQLWDKQTGSFLPATPGLGMHVEIKDPDTKIILSRQYGSDGRFTFTSHTPGEHQICLHSNSTKMALFAGGKLRVHLDIQVGEHTNNYPEIAAKDKLTELQLRARQLLDQVEQIQKEQNYQRYREERFRMTSESTNQRVLWWSIAQTLILIVTGIWQMKHLKSFFEAKKLV; encoded by the exons ATGATGCTCACTGTACCCGGCGCCGGAATTATCATATTATTTGCTTGGCTCTCTCCAAGTTACGCTCTCTATTTTCACATTGGGGAGACGGAGAAAAAATGCTTTATAGAGGAAATTCCAGATGAAACTATGGTTATTg GGAAATACAGGACCCAACTGTGGGACAAGCAGACCGGATCGTTCCTCCCAGCCACACCTGGCCTTGGAATGCATGTGGAGATCAAGGATCCAGATACTAAG ATCATCCTGTCTCGTCAGTATGGGTCAGATGGACGGTTCACCTTCACATCCCATACCCCAGGCGAGCATCAAATCTGCCTGCACTCCAACTCCACCAAGATGGCCCTGTTTGCTGGTGGCAAACTG AGAGTCCACCTGGATATTCAGGTTGGTGAGCATACCAACAACTACCCTGAAATCGCAGCAAAAGACAAGCTCACAGAGCTGCAATTGAGAGCTCGACAATTACTGGACCAAGTAGAACAAATCCAGAAAGAGCAAAACTATCAACGG TATCGTGAGGAGCGGTTCCGCATGACAAGTGAGAGCACCAACCAGCGTGTGCTTTGGTGGTCGATAGCTCAGACGCTTATTCTCATCGTCACTGGCATCTGGCAGATGAAGCACCTCAAGAGCTTCTTTGAGGCCAAGAAGTTGGTGTAA
- the LOC109868928 gene encoding pyridoxal phosphate homeostasis protein-like isoform X1, with translation MWKVGMSEEVGKALQAVVDRVNQAAARRPKTLPAVPPRLVAVSKTKPPDMVIEAYRKGHRNFGENYVNELVDKASNPQILESCPDIEWHFIGHLQKNNVNKLLGVPNLFMVETVDSVKLADKVNSSWLRLRTASTQTLKIMVQINTSGEESKHGLPPGETVTTVKHILSKCAALHFSGLMTIGRYGYDLADGPNPDFQALLSRRQEVCASLQLPLEDVELSMGMSTDFEHAIEVGSTNVRVGSTIFGNRDYPNTPTPSPERKSKVPTEEAAKKMERLTVTEQ, from the exons ATGTGGAAAGTAGGAATGTCGGAGGAGGTTGGAAAAGCGTTACAAGCGGTGGTAGACAGGGTAAATCAAGCCGCGGCACGTCGACCCAAG ACGTTGCCCGCGGTGCCGCCCCGCCTGGTAGCTGTAAGTAAGACGAAACCACCTGACATGGTGATCGAGGCGTACCGAAAAGGACATCGCAACTTTGGTGAAAACTAT GTGAATGAACTTGTGGATAAAGCTTCAAATCCTCAG ATTTTAGAATCATGCCCAGATATCGAGTGGCATTTTATTGGCCATTTACAGAAGAATAATGTCAACAAACTTTTGG GTGTACCAAACCTGTTCATGGTGGAGACAGTGGACTCTGTCAAGTTGGCCGACAAGGTAAACAGCTCCTGGCTGCGTTTGAGAACAGCTAGTACGCAGACGTTAAAGATCATGGTTCAGATCAACACCAGTGGGGAGGAAA GTAAACATGGACTGCCTCCTGGTGAGACCGTGACCACAGTGAAACACATTTTATCCAAATGCGCTGCCCTACACTTCTCCGGACTCATGACCATCGGTCGCTATGGTTACGACCTAGCTGATGGCCCTAACCCGGATTTTCAG GCTTTGCTGAGTCGGCGACAGGAAGTGTGTGCCAGTCTACAGCTACCGCTTGAAGATGTGGAGCTTAGTATGGGCATGTCAACTGACTTCGAACACGCG ATTGAGGTGGGTTCAACCAACGTGCGAGTGGGTAGTACTATTTTTGGTAATAGGGATTATCCCAACACTCCCACTCCCAGTCCAGAGAGAAAGTCAAAGGTTCCTACAGAAGAGGCAGCTAAGAAGATGGAGCGTCTCACTGTGACAGAACAGTGA